The following coding sequences lie in one Vibrio splendidus genomic window:
- a CDS encoding sensor histidine kinase produces the protein MTKILPNLMTPFVLFSLLLGTAGLTATHFMAVQFQEKIVTQQLNEAANKANLQIDSELDKFKQIPDLLSHDPRLLSYFDSSPQTDKISATQLNQLLFEWSNQSQADTIYIHDPSGTVIASSNYQKPRTFVGENFSFRPYFASAIQGNNTQYVALGARSNVRGYFLSSPLYIENDIVGVITVKVSLENLENILTSDDYEIVVLDSNQVVFLSSQAPWLYHSLLPLTQQQQTDIALQRQYGQSEISIIEAFRASSSQSEASNANQSKNLQSNEIRKELTANQLFKLGAFNLYPATVNNNQYQVVALKETRAELIKVVQIDVIFVVIYSLVMLIAWSWRQTYLAKVALTRLNQNLEQTVDKRTHYLKQSNQQLQQTLFQYQESQSKLKQTEQELTQTAKLAVLGELSASINHEINQPLAALRTYSENSLKLLEMERTDLVKSNLDKMIALNTSITEIIARLKVFTRKVTKQEHHVANLHQSINNATSILSALMIKQGITLRLSTVSDDINIAIHPTELEQVLVNLIHNATQALQQQVLEQKVLQQQQNLENVDQQASPQIGIEWQLHHDSCQVIIWDNGIGMQDDKLEKLFDPFFTTKPEGLGLGLSISKRIIEAYHGTISANRLEPSGMVFSLNIPLYNDKG, from the coding sequence GTGACCAAGATACTGCCTAACCTAATGACTCCTTTTGTTTTATTCTCATTATTATTGGGAACTGCAGGACTGACTGCAACCCACTTTATGGCAGTACAATTCCAAGAAAAAATCGTCACTCAGCAACTCAATGAAGCGGCCAATAAAGCCAATCTACAAATCGATTCTGAACTGGATAAGTTCAAACAGATCCCGGATTTACTCAGCCATGACCCTCGTCTGCTCTCTTATTTTGACTCATCACCACAAACAGACAAGATTTCCGCCACTCAACTCAATCAATTACTGTTTGAATGGTCTAATCAAAGCCAAGCTGACACCATCTATATTCATGACCCGAGCGGTACTGTCATCGCTTCCAGTAATTACCAAAAGCCTCGCACTTTTGTAGGCGAGAACTTCTCATTTCGCCCCTACTTTGCTTCAGCCATTCAAGGCAACAATACACAATATGTCGCACTAGGCGCTCGCTCGAATGTACGCGGTTATTTTTTATCTTCACCACTGTATATAGAGAATGACATTGTTGGTGTTATCACCGTAAAGGTGAGTTTAGAGAACCTCGAAAACATCCTAACCAGCGACGACTATGAGATCGTGGTACTCGACTCTAACCAAGTAGTCTTTCTATCAAGCCAGGCTCCATGGCTTTACCATTCATTGTTGCCATTAACTCAGCAACAACAAACGGATATCGCACTTCAACGCCAATACGGTCAAAGCGAAATTTCGATCATCGAAGCCTTCCGTGCTTCAAGCTCTCAGTCAGAAGCTAGCAACGCCAATCAATCTAAGAACCTTCAATCCAATGAAATCCGAAAAGAGCTCACCGCTAACCAGCTATTCAAGCTTGGTGCTTTTAATCTTTACCCTGCAACGGTCAACAACAACCAGTACCAAGTCGTCGCGCTAAAAGAGACCAGAGCTGAGCTTATTAAAGTCGTGCAGATCGATGTCATCTTCGTAGTGATTTACAGCTTGGTGATGCTCATCGCTTGGTCGTGGCGCCAGACTTATCTCGCGAAAGTGGCGTTGACCCGACTCAACCAAAACCTAGAGCAAACCGTTGATAAACGCACTCACTACTTGAAGCAATCCAATCAACAGCTGCAACAAACCCTTTTTCAATACCAAGAGTCGCAGTCGAAGTTGAAACAGACAGAACAAGAGCTGACACAAACCGCAAAATTAGCGGTACTCGGTGAGCTGTCAGCCAGCATTAACCACGAAATCAACCAACCACTTGCAGCGCTGCGAACATACAGTGAGAACAGCTTAAAGCTGCTTGAAATGGAACGGACTGACTTGGTCAAAAGCAATCTCGATAAGATGATTGCTTTGAATACCTCAATTACCGAGATCATCGCGCGTCTTAAAGTCTTCACTCGCAAGGTCACCAAGCAAGAACATCACGTCGCAAACCTGCATCAATCGATCAACAACGCGACCAGTATTCTTAGTGCGCTAATGATCAAACAAGGCATCACGTTAAGATTAAGCACAGTGTCAGACGACATTAACATTGCGATTCACCCAACCGAGCTCGAACAAGTACTGGTTAACCTGATTCACAACGCGACTCAAGCGCTTCAACAACAAGTTCTTGAACAGAAAGTCTTGCAGCAGCAACAAAACCTGGAAAACGTAGACCAACAGGCTAGCCCACAGATAGGCATCGAATGGCAACTGCATCATGACTCCTGTCAGGTGATCATTTGGGATAACGGAATTGGCATGCAGGACGACAAATTAGAAAAGTTGTTCGACCCGTTTTTTACCACTAAACCGGAAGGCTTGGGGCTTGGACTCTCAATATCGAAACGGATTATTGAAGCGTATCACGGCACGATCAGCGCGAACCGATTAGAGCCTTCAGGCATGGTATTCTCGCTAAACATCCCGTTATATAACGATAAGGGCTGA
- the pdxH gene encoding pyridoxamine 5'-phosphate oxidase, with the protein MELTDIRREYAKGGLRRKDLAADPIEQFNLWLEQAIEAKMTDPTAMTVATVDENGQPFQRIVLLKNVDKDGFVFYTNLGSRKAHQLEHNSKISLHFPWHPLERQVHITGTAEKLTAMENMKYFSSRPKESQLAAIASKQSSRISARGILEGKYLELKQKFAKGEIPVPSFWGGFRVRVDSIEFWQGGEHRLHDRFLFSRQDNSWDIDRLAP; encoded by the coding sequence ATGGAACTGACAGATATTCGTCGTGAATATGCTAAGGGTGGACTGAGACGTAAAGACTTAGCCGCAGACCCTATTGAGCAATTCAATCTATGGTTAGAGCAAGCCATCGAAGCTAAGATGACTGACCCTACTGCCATGACAGTTGCCACGGTTGATGAAAATGGTCAGCCATTCCAACGAATTGTTTTGCTAAAGAATGTTGATAAAGACGGTTTCGTTTTTTACACCAACTTAGGAAGCCGTAAAGCGCACCAACTTGAGCACAACAGCAAAATCAGTTTGCACTTCCCTTGGCATCCACTTGAGCGACAAGTTCACATTACTGGCACCGCTGAAAAGCTGACAGCAATGGAAAACATGAAGTACTTCTCGTCACGTCCAAAAGAGAGCCAATTGGCCGCGATTGCAAGTAAGCAGAGTAGCCGTATCTCAGCTCGTGGCATTTTAGAAGGTAAGTATCTAGAGCTTAAACAGAAGTTTGCTAAAGGAGAGATTCCGGTGCCTTCTTTCTGGGGTGGCTTCCGAGTTCGCGTGGATAGTATTGAGTTTTGGCAGGGGGGTGAACACCGCTTGCATGACCGTTTCTTGTTCTCACGCCAAGACAATAGCTGGGATATTGACCGCCTAGCGCCTTAG
- a CDS encoding bifunctional diguanylate cyclase/phosphodiesterase gives MTLYKQLVVGMVAVFILLMTSVFMIEFNTTRGYLEEQQRSEVSNTINTVGLALAPYLEEKDKVAVESVINALFDGSSYSVVRLIFLDTGDDILRSYPVKPTGVPEWFTNLNLFEPVHDRRVITSGWMQLAEVEIVSHPGPAYDQLWQAFIRLLSIFGTIFLLGLVSISWILKRALRPLSLIITKMDQIAKNQFGEPLARPKTKDLTLVVDGINHMSTQVELAFKNQAKEAQKLRERAYIDPVSQLGNRAYYMSQLTQWLEESSLGGLAVLKAEFISEEYDEKGYQEGDALVHQLAEQLQASISSPDITIARISSDEFGFIMPNIDESELKLVAGSIVNCIQNLGSDPTGTANPHIALGVTYSNTRKTSTEIMSLVDNALSSAKANRELTYGYVTADDHGAVMGKQQWRMLVEEAIINDLVTFRLQAANNSFGKTYHQEVFSAIEKEGVRYGANQYLYALEQLEMSHILDQYVIEKMIEKLNAKEITSPVAINISPSSISQPSFIRWIGKTLEHNASIAHLLHFEIPENCFINVPHYTALLCNTIRNAESVFGVDNYGRNFQSLDYINEYRPSYVKLDYLFTHNLDDEKQKFTLTSISRTAHNLGITTIASRIETQTQLDILSDNYVEVFQGFIVDK, from the coding sequence ATGACTTTATATAAACAGCTTGTGGTCGGGATGGTTGCGGTATTCATACTGCTGATGACGTCAGTTTTTATGATCGAATTCAATACCACCCGTGGATACTTAGAGGAGCAGCAACGCTCTGAGGTAAGTAATACCATTAATACTGTTGGACTGGCTCTCGCCCCTTACCTAGAAGAAAAGGACAAGGTGGCAGTGGAGTCTGTTATCAACGCCCTATTTGATGGCAGTTCTTATTCCGTCGTGCGATTGATTTTCCTAGACACCGGGGATGACATTCTCCGTTCATACCCTGTAAAGCCAACCGGCGTACCAGAGTGGTTTACCAACCTAAATTTATTTGAGCCTGTTCATGACCGCCGCGTAATTACCAGTGGCTGGATGCAACTGGCAGAAGTCGAGATCGTAAGTCACCCTGGTCCTGCCTACGATCAGCTTTGGCAAGCGTTCATCCGCTTACTGAGCATCTTTGGCACGATCTTCTTGCTCGGTTTAGTGTCTATCTCTTGGATCCTTAAGCGTGCTTTACGCCCGCTCTCGTTGATCATTACTAAGATGGATCAGATCGCGAAGAATCAGTTTGGTGAACCACTGGCTCGTCCGAAAACAAAGGATCTCACCTTAGTTGTCGACGGTATCAACCACATGTCGACCCAAGTTGAACTGGCCTTTAAAAACCAAGCGAAAGAAGCTCAAAAGCTGCGTGAAAGAGCGTATATCGACCCTGTATCTCAGCTAGGCAACCGCGCTTACTACATGTCTCAATTAACTCAGTGGTTAGAAGAGTCCAGTTTAGGTGGTTTAGCCGTACTAAAAGCCGAGTTTATTAGTGAAGAGTACGACGAAAAAGGCTATCAAGAAGGAGATGCCTTGGTTCATCAACTGGCTGAACAGCTGCAAGCTTCAATCTCATCACCAGATATCACCATCGCCCGTATTTCTAGTGACGAATTCGGTTTCATCATGCCAAACATTGATGAAAGCGAACTTAAACTTGTTGCTGGCAGCATCGTAAACTGCATTCAAAACCTAGGCTCAGACCCAACAGGTACGGCGAACCCACACATCGCTCTAGGTGTGACATACAGCAACACGCGAAAAACCAGTACCGAAATCATGTCGTTGGTCGATAACGCGCTCTCAAGTGCCAAGGCGAACCGAGAACTGACTTACGGCTACGTAACGGCAGACGATCATGGTGCTGTGATGGGTAAACAACAATGGCGTATGTTGGTTGAAGAAGCGATCATCAACGACCTTGTCACCTTCCGTCTGCAAGCTGCAAACAATAGCTTTGGCAAAACGTATCACCAAGAAGTGTTCTCTGCGATTGAAAAAGAAGGGGTTCGTTACGGTGCAAACCAATATCTATACGCACTAGAACAGTTAGAAATGAGCCACATTCTCGACCAATACGTTATCGAGAAGATGATAGAGAAACTGAATGCGAAAGAAATAACGAGCCCCGTTGCTATCAATATTTCGCCAAGCAGTATTTCTCAGCCGAGCTTCATCCGCTGGATTGGTAAAACTCTTGAACACAATGCCTCAATTGCTCACCTGCTGCATTTTGAGATTCCAGAAAATTGTTTCATCAATGTTCCGCACTACACGGCGCTGCTGTGTAACACCATTCGTAACGCTGAGTCCGTATTCGGTGTTGATAACTACGGACGTAATTTCCAATCATTGGATTACATCAACGAGTACCGCCCAAGCTATGTGAAGTTGGATTACTTGTTTACGCACAACCTTGATGATGAAAAACAGAAATTCACCTTAACGTCGATCTCTAGAACCGCTCACAACCTAGGCATAACCACCATTGCGTCTCGAATAGAAACTCAGACTCAGCTAGATATCCTGTCTGATAACTACGTAGAAGTGTTCCAAGGCTTCATTGTTGATAAATAG
- a CDS encoding HlyD family type I secretion periplasmic adaptor subunit — protein MSQKNYSKLNETELEYVDDKTAALLLNTPTSARIMLWVIVLFFIAAIGWSAWAEIDKVTVGQGKVIPSSQIQVVQNLEGGLVKEILVREGQRVQKGQQLLLIDDTRFRSDFREREQQVANLTASVLMLSASFNSVVINEEFSVEDWKQSVLLDYGKLAFPPKLYELQPKLVNRQKAEYRQDLNNLRNQLSVFDQQVEQKQQDLVEIKSRVNNLRQSYKFARQELDITKPLADEGVVPRIELLKLQRQVNDTRREMTSSELKIPLLRSAIKEAMLSRIDAALSFRSEQQEKLNQAQDKLSAMTESSVGLEDRVNRTIVVSPVTGTVKTLGINTVGGVIQPGMDIVEIVPTEDSLLVEAKIAPQDIAFLRPELTAIVKFSAYDFTKYGGLEGVLEHISADTTQDEEGNSFYIVRVRTDKYSFGHNEELPIIPGMTASVDIITGKRTVLEYMLKPLLSAQNNALKE, from the coding sequence ATGAGCCAGAAGAATTACAGCAAATTGAACGAAACCGAACTTGAGTACGTCGATGATAAAACAGCGGCACTACTACTCAATACGCCCACCAGTGCGCGTATTATGTTATGGGTGATCGTTCTGTTTTTTATTGCTGCTATTGGGTGGTCCGCTTGGGCTGAGATCGATAAAGTCACCGTTGGCCAAGGCAAGGTCATCCCCTCTTCCCAAATCCAAGTGGTGCAAAACCTTGAGGGCGGCCTCGTAAAAGAAATATTAGTAAGGGAGGGTCAACGCGTTCAAAAAGGTCAACAGCTGCTGTTGATCGATGACACTCGATTCCGTTCTGACTTCCGAGAGCGCGAACAACAAGTGGCAAACTTAACTGCCAGCGTATTAATGCTTTCAGCTTCCTTTAACAGCGTGGTCATCAACGAAGAGTTCTCCGTCGAAGACTGGAAACAAAGTGTGTTACTCGACTACGGCAAACTCGCCTTCCCACCAAAGCTATACGAACTTCAACCTAAACTGGTTAATCGCCAAAAAGCCGAATATCGTCAAGACCTGAACAACCTAAGAAACCAACTTTCCGTTTTTGATCAACAAGTTGAACAGAAGCAACAAGACCTTGTTGAAATAAAATCGCGCGTCAATAACTTAAGACAAAGTTACAAATTCGCCCGCCAAGAATTAGATATAACAAAGCCGCTTGCCGATGAAGGGGTGGTGCCAAGAATTGAACTCCTCAAGCTTCAAAGACAAGTGAATGACACTCGCCGAGAAATGACCTCGAGCGAACTCAAAATCCCTCTTCTACGTTCCGCCATCAAAGAAGCGATGCTCAGCCGTATCGATGCTGCATTGAGTTTCCGCTCAGAACAACAAGAAAAACTGAACCAAGCACAAGACAAGCTCTCTGCAATGACCGAATCTTCGGTTGGCCTTGAAGACAGAGTAAACCGTACCATCGTGGTCTCTCCCGTAACGGGCACAGTCAAAACGCTAGGTATTAATACCGTGGGTGGTGTTATTCAGCCGGGTATGGACATTGTTGAGATTGTACCGACTGAAGACTCGCTATTGGTTGAAGCTAAAATCGCTCCGCAAGATATCGCATTCCTACGCCCAGAACTGACCGCCATTGTTAAATTTAGTGCCTATGACTTCACAAAATATGGCGGTTTAGAAGGTGTACTAGAACACATCAGTGCCGATACCACTCAAGATGAAGAAGGCAACAGCTTCTACATCGTGCGTGTACGTACCGATAAATACAGCTTTGGACATAACGAAGAGTTGCCGATCATTCCAGGTATGACAGCCTCAGTCGATATCATCACGGGCAAGAGAACCGTACTTGAGTACATGTTGAAGCCACTATTAAGCGCTCAAAACAACGCATTAAAAGAGTAA
- a CDS encoding transglutaminase-like cysteine peptidase, whose translation MKSRISLLLLVLTSFTSVALNKSDQRWIDAVTATYGERAGKRVATWRSNMTSYEGLSETEKLDSVNRFFNQMYFVDDNILWGKNDYWATPLEFLGSNAGDCEDFTIAKYFSLLELGVPDKKLRLVYVKALELNQFHMVLAYYSTPSAEPLILDNLNPEIKRGSKRGDLRPIYSFNGKNLWLIKSAAGSGKLAGKSSRLSLWNDLRSRERSLNLNKPIINYDE comes from the coding sequence ATGAAATCTCGGATTTCGTTATTGTTGCTGGTCCTCACCTCTTTTACCTCAGTCGCGCTCAACAAGAGCGACCAAAGGTGGATAGACGCGGTTACTGCAACCTACGGGGAAAGAGCCGGAAAACGAGTGGCAACATGGCGCTCCAATATGACGTCGTACGAAGGGCTAAGTGAAACGGAAAAGCTCGATTCGGTAAACCGGTTCTTCAACCAAATGTACTTTGTCGATGACAACATACTGTGGGGAAAGAATGACTACTGGGCGACACCACTGGAGTTTTTAGGCAGCAACGCCGGCGATTGCGAAGACTTCACTATTGCAAAATACTTCTCTTTACTTGAACTCGGCGTCCCAGATAAAAAATTGCGATTGGTGTACGTAAAAGCACTTGAGTTAAACCAATTCCATATGGTGTTGGCGTACTACTCGACACCCAGTGCAGAACCACTAATTTTGGATAACTTAAACCCTGAAATAAAACGCGGTTCTAAACGCGGAGACCTGCGACCGATATACAGTTTCAATGGTAAAAACCTTTGGTTAATTAAGTCGGCAGCAGGCAGCGGTAAGCTGGCAGGGAAATCTTCAAGATTGAGCTTATGGAACGACCTACGTTCTCGTGAGCGCTCTCTAAATTTAAACAAACCCATTATCAATTACGATGAGTAG
- a CDS encoding helix-turn-helix transcriptional regulator, whose translation MPLQRYKKLILLLYLCLRDKTLPDPFNSIHRSLFEQLPGCWGCKDTDSVFVYANLAYNKLIGLKLDETCTGLTDFDMPSQTIECAQDFRAQDKHVMDTRSTLKILDIHPYPDGRWHAHIFTKTPWLDDNDNVQGTIFYGQELTDTAILEVGHWVCQATGAKGNQASLAGSEPRVSKLQKRLTSRESEVLFLLLFGKKPQYIASTLDISIKTVEGHVARLKQKFDARSKSQLIEYALDSGLGSVIPETLLNKQISVVLHSDK comes from the coding sequence TTGCCATTGCAGCGCTATAAGAAACTGATATTATTGCTATACCTCTGCTTACGAGATAAAACCTTGCCAGATCCATTCAACTCCATACATCGTTCTTTATTTGAACAACTTCCAGGTTGCTGGGGCTGCAAAGATACTGATTCGGTCTTCGTGTACGCAAACCTTGCCTACAACAAACTGATTGGCTTAAAACTCGATGAGACTTGTACTGGTTTGACCGACTTCGACATGCCCAGTCAAACCATTGAGTGCGCGCAAGATTTCAGGGCTCAAGACAAACATGTGATGGACACACGCAGCACCCTTAAAATCCTCGATATTCACCCCTATCCAGACGGACGCTGGCACGCCCATATCTTTACCAAAACCCCTTGGCTTGATGATAACGACAATGTCCAAGGCACTATCTTCTATGGGCAAGAGCTCACTGATACTGCGATCTTAGAAGTCGGCCACTGGGTTTGTCAGGCAACAGGAGCGAAAGGTAATCAAGCATCACTTGCGGGATCAGAGCCGCGCGTGTCTAAGCTGCAAAAGCGGCTGACTTCGCGAGAATCAGAGGTGTTGTTCTTACTGCTTTTCGGCAAGAAGCCTCAATACATTGCGTCTACGTTAGACATTTCAATCAAAACGGTCGAAGGTCATGTCGCGAGATTGAAACAGAAGTTCGATGCGCGCAGCAAAAGCCAATTAATTGAGTATGCACTGGACTCGGGCTTAGGCTCCGTGATCCCAGAAACCCTGCTCAATAAACAGATCTCCGTTGTGCTGCACAGTGATAAATGA
- a CDS encoding sigma-54-dependent transcriptional regulator: MPKLYFVDDEPAIRDSVEQAMLIEGIDIVCFPNAIEALKKIDTAQAGIVITDIHMPVMDGIQLTQKLLSQNPNFQIIVLTGHGDVQTAVSAMKAGAYDFLEKPFVVDALLTAVKKAADKLALVEENNLLRKELAMQNQVGPKLIGQSPSMQALRRELITLDTKTHPLLLFVGDLGTGKRVTAQYTHDLHSHQSAELCPVAAFNLPRNDQATFDQFVVQLFSKHQGGTLYIHETEALTSQQWRWLAALKPTLLRENSCKTNATCIIIATTIVPTTIVGEFRRFDLLTLAQRTEDIGSLFKHFARGAASRYQLPPPVITEKEIQRLIATHWTENIRQLRQHAELRVLTQIKQPSLDGDTGEQNDADERDVSIEEQQQSLNQRTDSFEQIILIEALHRHQGRLKEVQQELQVSRKTLYDKLRKHQLDKTDFKNR, from the coding sequence ATGCCTAAACTCTATTTTGTCGACGATGAACCCGCAATCCGAGACTCCGTAGAACAAGCCATGCTCATTGAAGGCATCGATATCGTCTGCTTTCCTAATGCTATTGAGGCACTAAAGAAAATAGATACCGCGCAAGCTGGAATTGTCATCACCGATATTCACATGCCTGTGATGGATGGCATTCAATTGACACAAAAGTTGCTGAGCCAAAATCCTAATTTTCAGATCATCGTCCTTACTGGGCATGGTGACGTGCAAACAGCGGTGTCCGCAATGAAAGCCGGCGCTTACGATTTTCTGGAAAAGCCATTTGTGGTCGATGCCCTGCTCACCGCGGTAAAAAAAGCCGCAGATAAACTCGCACTGGTTGAAGAGAACAACTTATTACGTAAAGAGTTGGCGATGCAGAATCAGGTGGGACCAAAACTGATTGGTCAATCGCCATCCATGCAGGCATTACGCCGAGAACTGATCACCTTAGATACCAAAACTCACCCTCTTCTACTGTTTGTCGGCGATCTAGGGACAGGTAAAAGGGTCACGGCGCAGTACACGCACGATCTACACAGCCATCAATCCGCAGAACTTTGCCCTGTCGCTGCGTTCAATTTACCACGCAATGACCAAGCTACGTTTGATCAGTTTGTTGTGCAATTATTCAGCAAACATCAGGGCGGAACACTTTATATCCATGAAACAGAAGCACTAACTTCACAACAATGGCGCTGGTTAGCAGCTCTAAAACCCACTCTACTTCGTGAAAACTCATGCAAGACCAATGCAACTTGTATCATTATCGCAACGACAATAGTTCCAACTACAATTGTAGGTGAGTTCCGCCGATTTGATTTGCTAACCTTGGCGCAACGAACCGAAGATATTGGCTCCTTGTTTAAGCATTTTGCTCGTGGTGCGGCAAGTCGATATCAGCTGCCGCCACCTGTCATTACAGAAAAAGAGATTCAACGACTCATTGCGACTCATTGGACGGAAAACATTCGCCAGCTTCGCCAACATGCCGAACTCAGAGTGCTGACTCAAATTAAGCAGCCGTCGCTCGACGGTGATACTGGTGAGCAAAATGATGCGGATGAACGTGACGTGAGCATTGAGGAGCAGCAACAGTCGTTGAACCAACGCACTGATAGCTTTGAACAAATTATCTTAATTGAGGCACTACATCGCCATCAAGGGCGTTTAAAAGAAGTGCAACAAGAGCTGCAAGTGTCGCGAAAGACACTGTATGACAAGCTGAGAAAGCACCAATTGGATAAAACAGATTTCAAGAACCGATAA